The DNA region TAATGATGGTATGTTTTAATGACTGTATCAGTGGATTTGGACAAGGGTGTCGTTGACACTTCTACTTGTCGtgtcgaagaagaagaaactgtTGGAGATGGAATTGCAGAACCGGATGTTGGTATGGAATTTGAATCTGAAGATGCTGCCAGGAGATTCTACACAGAGTATGCCAGACGGGTAGGATTTGTTGTGCGTGTTATGCAACGTCGACGTTCGGGGATTGATGGAAGAACTCTTGCTCGTCGTCTTGGATGTAACAAACAGGGTTTTTCTCCTAATCACAGGACTGATGTTGGCCCGGACAAGAAGCCTAGGCCCAGTGCACGAGATGGTTGCAAAGCTACAATCTTGGTTAAAATGGAAAAGTCTGGAAAATGGGTCGTTACTAGATTTGAAAAGGATCATAATCATCCTTTAGTTGTCACCACCTCTGGATTCAGTTCATCAGTTAGTATCTCTACTCTCAACCCCTTGCTTCTTTGTTTGTTCATAGAATTAGAATCTATTCAACAATCATTTTCATCAGCCGGgctaggttttgttttttaaatctttcTGGGGAAATATATTTTGtgtatttctctctctctctcggtgcCAAATGCCAATGCATGATTACTTGGTGTCATTACCTTTTGTTATACGTATTTAGAACAGGTTTAGTTGTTTCCCCAACTCTTAGGTGGGTGAAGCAGCCTAAAGTTTTCCACCAATGTTGCCTTTCTGAAACTACAATCGCCATTATTAGTGGTATATATATTCTGCAGTATAAACTTGAGATGGGTTTCGCTGTGCTgacatcttttgtttttctctcgCATATGAATTTAGCTCCTCCTCAAAATGTTAAAGTGGGAGGGCATTTATGTGGCTTATATGTATGATGATGATTAGCCTGGTCAAATAGGCGTTTCCTGATTTGCATTTATCTAGCTTTCTCAATGCTTAAAGAAACCGGACAACTACATGCATGTGTAAAAAGACTGTTTCTTTGTGAATCAATCAAGTGCTATTTCAAAGATTGCAATAGTTCTTGAATAGAGAAGGGTGGCTTTTTTTTCAACACTTTCAACCGGTGTATGTGGCCTTAGGCTTAGCATCATCTCAGCAAGCATGACAGGGTGTTCTACTTATGGTCCTTGCTCGGATATGCATGACACTATGTCATCATATCACATTTTACTCTTAGCCCTGCCATTAACTACATCTAAACCTCTTGTTTGCTGTTCTTACATCACGTTAATTACCAGTCACGTTGTTGAATGTGGCTCTTAATTGGACTACATCTATTACCTTTCTTGGGCGTTTCCACAGCTGTATGCATTTATTGTATGCTCTGTGTcgtaattgaattaaataattgcATCAGGATATACAGTTTGCAGAGTTTTGACCATTTTTTCTATGTGAGTCCGATATTTGCTGGCATGTCTCCAATCGGCATCCATATTTGCAATATGGGTGGACGGACAGTCCAGTGAACCTTTTTTTCTGGTGGCTCCTTGAGTTATGCAGAATCAGCAGGCACAAAACATCTATGCAATCTAGCTTCACATATTTACTGTGATTTGATTTAGTTACCATAGCAATTTGTTTGCTTTTTTGAGCATGTAGGGTGACAAGGATAAGAAAATTGAAGAGCTTACTCAAGAGTTAGAGCATCAGGAGCAATTATGTGCTACTTATCGTGAAAAATTACTCAGTTTTATGAACAATGTTGTGGAGGAAGCAGAAGAACTGGCTtcaaaaattcaagttattGTGGACAGTGTCAGGAAA from Populus alba chromosome 14, ASM523922v2, whole genome shotgun sequence includes:
- the LOC118063415 gene encoding protein FAR1-RELATED SEQUENCE 5; translated protein: MDLDKGVVDTSTCRVEEEETVGDGIAEPDVGMEFESEDAARRFYTEYARRVGFVVRVMQRRRSGIDGRTLARRLGCNKQGFSPNHRTDVGPDKKPRPSARDGCKATILVKMEKSGKWVVTRFEKDHNHPLVVTTSGFSSSGDKDKKIEELTQELEHQEQLCATYREKLLSFMNNVVEEAEELASKIQVIVDSVRKVEWEVQKFSRHG